One segment of Rhodopirellula baltica SH 1 DNA contains the following:
- the hemG gene encoding protoporphyrinogen oxidase gives MNIAIIGGGLSGLSTSVHIRLLAQKQNKPLPNITLFEASDRLGGVIHTETLTDDHGRTFVIDHGADMFATAPSAAIDLCEQLGVADQLLRPSPLGRGAMIARGNRLIPIPEGFVLMRPTKLGSMLTTPLLSLTAKLRLLQERFIARRVESVTDESVGSFVRRRLGEECLDNIVAPLVAGIYTADVDRLSMAATMKPIWDMETSDGSLAKATLRRIRTGEDSTEQASSGARYEKFRAFPNGMKQWIDTLADFTGRENIRLNTAVQSIVPLPDNRYQLNVKSDIDGQSTQEFDQVVVSTPAHVAATLLQPLSEEAASTLRSIPFASTAIVVMAVRRECISRLPTTFGFVVPPKENRRVLAGSFASTKFPQRAPDDYVIVRAFVGGVMQPEILDSSDNEIIDIVRAELGELIGLDQTQSLQDITAMVKVVRWNDAMPQYEVGHLDKVQRIRTALASLEGLHLNTNALGGVGIAPVIAASKRTAERILK, from the coding sequence ATGAACATTGCGATCATTGGTGGTGGACTGTCAGGATTGTCCACTTCCGTTCACATACGCTTGTTGGCCCAAAAGCAAAACAAGCCTCTTCCGAACATCACTCTTTTCGAAGCTTCCGATCGACTCGGAGGCGTGATTCACACTGAAACGCTGACGGACGATCACGGCCGCACTTTTGTGATCGATCACGGGGCCGATATGTTTGCCACCGCCCCATCGGCAGCAATCGATTTGTGTGAGCAACTTGGTGTCGCGGATCAATTGCTGCGTCCCAGTCCGCTCGGCCGCGGCGCGATGATCGCACGAGGCAACCGTCTGATTCCAATCCCGGAAGGATTCGTACTGATGCGTCCGACCAAACTTGGGTCGATGCTGACGACGCCTCTGCTGAGCCTCACGGCCAAACTTCGTTTGCTGCAAGAGCGTTTCATTGCACGAAGGGTGGAAAGCGTGACCGATGAGAGCGTGGGATCGTTCGTCCGCCGGCGACTTGGCGAAGAGTGCCTGGACAACATCGTCGCTCCCTTGGTCGCTGGCATTTACACCGCGGATGTCGATCGCCTCAGCATGGCGGCAACGATGAAACCGATTTGGGACATGGAGACCAGCGACGGTTCACTTGCGAAAGCGACGTTGCGACGCATTCGGACAGGCGAAGACTCCACCGAGCAAGCCAGCAGTGGAGCTCGCTATGAGAAGTTCCGCGCGTTTCCCAATGGCATGAAGCAGTGGATCGACACGCTTGCAGACTTCACAGGCCGGGAAAACATTCGGCTCAACACCGCTGTGCAGTCGATTGTCCCACTTCCCGACAATCGCTATCAACTGAACGTCAAATCTGACATCGACGGTCAATCAACTCAAGAGTTTGATCAGGTCGTTGTTTCAACGCCCGCGCACGTCGCGGCAACACTTCTGCAACCACTCAGCGAAGAAGCCGCGTCCACGCTTCGCTCCATACCATTCGCGTCCACCGCAATTGTTGTGATGGCAGTCCGACGCGAGTGCATCTCGCGGTTGCCGACGACGTTTGGGTTTGTTGTGCCACCAAAAGAAAACCGCCGCGTATTGGCAGGCAGTTTCGCGAGTACAAAATTTCCCCAGCGGGCGCCCGATGACTATGTCATTGTCAGGGCATTTGTGGGCGGCGTGATGCAACCTGAGATCTTAGATAGCAGCGATAATGAGATCATCGACATTGTTCGTGCCGAACTGGGTGAGCTGATCGGGCTGGACCAAACTCAATCGCTCCAAGACATCACCGCGATGGTGAAAGTCGTGCGATGGAACGACGCGATGCCTCAATACGAAGTTGGCCATTTGGACAAAGTCCAACGGATCCGCACCGCTCTTGCATCACTCGAAGGACTGCACCTGAACACAAACGCACTGGGTGGCGTCGGGATCGCTCCAGTGATCGCAGCTTCAAAACGGACCGCGGAACGCATCTTGAAGTGA
- a CDS encoding RNA recognition motif domain-containing protein: MGLTGVSGWFTLRSQLSTTFGLVGLFWKRFPVKRARMREASCLVGDGLQGIRLVTNIYVGNLSFKATEEELRGAFEQYGEVSAVNIIMDRETGRSRGFAFVEMADAEGAKDAIENLNGHEIDGRSVTVNEARPREPRSGGGGGGGGYGGGGGGRGRGGGGGGYGGGGGNRGGGYGGGGGGYGGGGGGGYGGRGDR, translated from the coding sequence ATGGGATTGACTGGGGTATCGGGATGGTTCACGCTGCGCAGTCAGTTGAGCACCACATTTGGGTTGGTTGGTTTGTTTTGGAAGCGTTTTCCAGTGAAACGAGCCCGAATGCGAGAGGCATCTTGCCTCGTTGGTGACGGTTTGCAGGGTATCAGATTAGTGACGAACATTTATGTCGGGAACCTCTCGTTCAAGGCCACCGAAGAAGAACTCCGTGGCGCGTTCGAACAGTATGGCGAAGTGTCAGCTGTGAACATCATCATGGACCGAGAGACAGGACGTAGTCGCGGTTTTGCCTTTGTCGAAATGGCGGATGCCGAAGGCGCGAAGGACGCGATCGAAAACCTGAACGGTCATGAAATCGATGGCCGTAGCGTGACAGTCAATGAAGCTCGTCCACGCGAGCCGCGTAGTGGCGGCGGTGGTGGAGGAGGAGGCTACGGTGGTGGCGGCGGCGGTCGCGGCCGAGGCGGTGGCGGCGGTGGTTACGGCGGCGGCGGTGGCAACCGCGGCGGTGGCTATGGTGGCGGCGGTGGAGGATACGGCGGAGGCGGTGGCGGCGGCTACGGTGGCCGTGGCGATCGCTAG